The Deinococcus yavapaiensis KR-236 genomic sequence AGACCGGCCCGGAGTACCACGAGGTAAGCCGACCGGTCGAAGTGGAAGCCGAGGGCACCAACCGCTTCGCGACCTTTCTCGAAGTGACGGGCGCCAAGGGGTACGTCGTGCACCTCTCGTGCCAACCTGCCCTCAAAGCCGCCGTGGCCGCCAAAGAGCGCGGCGTGGACATCACCATCGAGTCGGTCATTCCGCACTTCATCCTCGACAAGACGTACGCCGAACGGCCCGGCGTCGAGGGTGCCAAGCACGTCATGAGCCCGCCCCTGCGCGAAAAGAGCAATCAGCAAGCGTTGTGGCGAGCGCTCGAAGCGGGCCTCATCGACACGGTCGGCACGGACCACTGCCCGTTCGACGTTCAGCAAAAGCACCTCGGGGACGGCGACTTCACGAAGATTCCCAACGGCATTCCCGCCATCGAGGACCGCGTCAACCTGCTGTGGACGTACGGCGTGTCGCGCGGAGGGCTCGACATCCACCGCTTCGTCGACGTCGCCAGCACGAAGGCCGCCAAGCTCTTCGGCTTGTTTCCCCGCAAGGGCGCCGTCGCGGTCGGCAGCGACGCCGACCTCGTCATCTACGATCCCTCGTACCGCGGCGTCATCTCGGCGAGCACGCACTCCGTCAACAACGATTACAGCGGTTTCGAAGGCATGGAGATCGACGGACGCCCCGAAGTCGTGACGGTTCGCGGACGAGTCGCCGTCCGTGAAGGCAAGTTCGTCGGCGAAGAGGGAAGAGGCCGCTTGCTGCGGCGCTCCACGTCCTCGACGCCGGAGAAGGCCCTCGTATGACGACGACGGTCGCGAGACCCTCGAGCGTCGGCGGCGCGATCAGCGTCCGCAACCTTGGCATGGTCTTCCCGACGGCCGGAGGCGAGACGGTCGCGCTCCAAAACGCCTCGCTTGAAATCGGGGCGGGCGAGTTCATCAGCCTGATCGGCCCGTCGGGATGCGGCAAGACGACCTTGCTGCGCCTCATGGCGGACTTGCTCACGCCGACGTCGGGCGAGCTGCGCGTGGCGGGCCAGACACCGCAGGAAGCGCGCGAACAGCGCGCGTACGGCTACGTCTTTCAAGCGCCCGCCTTGTTCGAGTGGCGCAACGTTCTGTCGAACGTCATGCTGCCCCTCGAAGTCATGAACTTTCCCAAAGAGGAGCGCCGCGCGCGCGCCGAGACGATGCTGAGGCTCGTGGGCCTGGAGAAGTTCGCGCGCTCCTATCCGTGGCAATTGTCGGGCGGCATGCAGCAGCGCGTGTCCATCGCTCGCGCGCTCGCCTTCGATCCACCGATCTTGCTGATGGACGAGCCGTTCGGAGCGCTCGACGAGATCACCCGCGAGCACCTCAACATGGAACTCCTGCGCCTGTGGCGCGACACGAAGAAAACCGTCGTGTTCGTCACCCACTCCATCTCCGAGGCGGTGTTCCTGTCGACGCGCGTCGTCGTGATGACGGCCCGGCCCGGCAAGATCGAGGGCGTCGTCGACGTCGACTTGCCGCAACCGCGCACTGCCGAAGTTCGCGAGACGCCCGCCTTCTTCGAAGCCGCCACGAAAGTGCGCGAACTGCTGCGCAAGGGGCACGGCTTCGACGTGGTGGAGTGAGCATGACGACCCTGCCTTCTCCCGGC encodes the following:
- the hydA gene encoding dihydropyrimidinase, producing MSLLIKNGEIVTADARYKADIYIEDETITMIGQDMPVPAGAEVIDATGKLVFPGFIDPHVHVYLPFMATFAKDTHATASKAALIGGTTTFIEMCCPSRGEDLMEGYELWKSKAEGNSACDYTFHMGVSKFDDKTEEQLREIVADGITSFKVFLAYKNFFGVEDDELYKTLTLAKELGVIVTAHCENAALVAELQQQLLGEGKTGPEYHEVSRPVEVEAEGTNRFATFLEVTGAKGYVVHLSCQPALKAAVAAKERGVDITIESVIPHFILDKTYAERPGVEGAKHVMSPPLREKSNQQALWRALEAGLIDTVGTDHCPFDVQQKHLGDGDFTKIPNGIPAIEDRVNLLWTYGVSRGGLDIHRFVDVASTKAAKLFGLFPRKGAVAVGSDADLVIYDPSYRGVISASTHSVNNDYSGFEGMEIDGRPEVVTVRGRVAVREGKFVGEEGRGRLLRRSTSSTPEKALV
- a CDS encoding ABC transporter ATP-binding protein gives rise to the protein MTTTVARPSSVGGAISVRNLGMVFPTAGGETVALQNASLEIGAGEFISLIGPSGCGKTTLLRLMADLLTPTSGELRVAGQTPQEAREQRAYGYVFQAPALFEWRNVLSNVMLPLEVMNFPKEERRARAETMLRLVGLEKFARSYPWQLSGGMQQRVSIARALAFDPPILLMDEPFGALDEITREHLNMELLRLWRDTKKTVVFVTHSISEAVFLSTRVVVMTARPGKIEGVVDVDLPQPRTAEVRETPAFFEAATKVRELLRKGHGFDVVE